From the genome of Mycetocola spongiae, one region includes:
- a CDS encoding riboflavin synthase has protein sequence MFTGIIEELGVITQITPGPDAARFSVRGPLAVSDARHGDSIAVSGVCLTVIEQTAEGFTADVMAESLRVSALGDAGVGTRVNLERAARVGDRLGGHIVQGHVDGTSTLLSITPGEAWRVLRFSLDSELAPLVTGKGSITVDGVSLTVSAISDPAEPEQWFEVSLIPETLVATTLGERAVGDRVNIETDILARHVERMLALAATPNKGQNR, from the coding sequence GTGTTTACCGGAATCATCGAGGAGCTCGGTGTGATCACCCAGATCACGCCCGGCCCGGATGCCGCGCGCTTCAGCGTGCGCGGCCCGCTGGCCGTCTCCGATGCGCGGCACGGCGATTCCATCGCCGTGAGCGGCGTCTGCCTCACCGTGATCGAGCAGACCGCGGAGGGGTTCACCGCCGATGTTATGGCCGAGTCCCTGCGCGTCTCCGCGCTCGGCGATGCCGGCGTGGGCACCCGCGTGAACCTGGAACGCGCGGCCCGCGTGGGCGATCGCCTGGGCGGACATATCGTCCAGGGCCATGTGGACGGCACATCCACGCTGCTGAGCATCACTCCCGGCGAGGCCTGGCGCGTGCTGCGCTTCTCGCTGGATTCCGAGCTGGCCCCGCTGGTCACCGGCAAGGGGTCGATCACGGTGGACGGGGTGTCCCTGACCGTGAGCGCCATCTCCGATCCGGCCGAGCCGGAGCAGTGGTTTGAGGTCTCCCTCATCCCCGAAACCCTCGTGGCCACCACCCTCGGCGAGCGCGCCGTGGGCGACCGCGTCAATATTGAAACCGATATCCTGGCCCGCCACGTTGAGCGCATGCTCGCCCTGGCCGCCACCCCCAACAAAGGACAGAACCGATGA